The Candidatus Binatia bacterium genome segment CGGCCAGCGGAACGTAGAGCGGGCGGTCGCCCAGATCGTCCGCGTAATCCCAGAGGCCGTTCCGGCAGTGGCGATCGTCGTCCCAGCCGGGATGGTTCACGATCGGATAGAGGCAGAGGCCGAAGCACTCCACGCCGCGGCGGATCGCCGCGCGCGCCTCGTGCGCCATGTAGGCGAGCCACGCGGGACGCGGCGCCTCCTCGATCCCGGTCTCGGCGATGAAGAGGGGTCGCCCGTAGCGCGCGTAGACCATCCTCAGCATCTCGTGCACGGGGCGGTATCGCGGACTCGAAGGGCGCACCATCGAGCGGTGCCCCCCGGGGTAGGCCCACTGGTTGTGGACGTAGTAGTTCACGCCGAGGATGTCCAGCATGTCCGGCGATCCCCCCAGCTCGGGATGCGCCCGCCCGGCGATCGCGTCCCAGCTCGCGTACTGCGCCTCTTCGTGGGCGCGCGCGGCGGGCTCGTCTTCCGGACGGTCGGGCCGCGCGATCACGTGGATGATCGGATCGGTGTGGACGAGGCGCGTGGCCGGATTCACGTCCCGCGCCGCGCGTCCCGCCGCCAGCGCCCCCCGCACCAGCTGGTGCTTCAGCGCGTCCCCTTTCCCGTGGGCGAACGGATTGAAGAAGCCCGCCTCGCCGCCGGCGAAGGCGAGGAAGGAGATCTCGTTCACGGGCGCCACGAGCGGCGCGAAGTCCCCTTCCTCGCGGAGCACCTCCGCGAACGCGTGCGCGAAGGCGCCGAGCCGCTTCGGGAAGTCCTCCGAGAAGGGATCCACGTGATCGGGCCATCCGAAGTGGAGGATGTCCCACATCACCTGGACGCCTTCCTCAAGCGCGGCGCGCACCATCCTGCGGGCGCCCTCGAAGTCGTAGCGTCCGGGGGCGGCTTCGATGAGGTGCCAGCGGATCCCGTCGCGCGCGGTGCGCATCCCAAGTCGCGCGAGCCGCGCGTAGTCCTCGGAAGCGAACTCCTCGTGGCGCGTGGAGGCGGCCAGGTCGAGACGGCGGCCGGTCCGGAGCCGGTGCGTCGAGCACTCGAATCCGCCCATGAAGTAGCTGGCCGCGATCCGACCGTCCACCGGCGCGCTACTCCCGGGCCGCCGCCGCGAGACGGCCCTGCGGCATGACGACCGCCGGACGCAGCCCGGTGGCCCGGCCGTACTCGGACGCGGCCTCGCGCGCGGCCGCTTCTCCAAAGCCCGCGCGGGCCAGGGCGATCACGGCGCCGCCGAAGCCGCCGCCCGTGAGCCGGGCCCCGAGGACCCCGTCGCGGAAGCGGAGCGCCTCGACGAGCGCGTCCACCTCGGGGGTGGAGACCTCGTAGTCGTCGCGGAGCGAGCGGTGGGACGCGTCCAGAAGGGCGCCCAGCTCCTCCAAACGCGCGCCCTCCAGCGCCGCGACGGCGGCGTGCACCCGCTCGTTCTCCGTCACCACGTGCCGCGCGCGGCGGTCGAGCGGCGGGGGGAGCGTCGCAATCCGTCTCCACGCCGAGACCGGCAGGTCGCACAGAAGCGATTCCCCGAGACGTCGGGCCGCCTCCTCGCACTCGGCGCGGCGGCGGTTGTAGGCGCCGCTCGCGTTCCGGTGCTCCTGCCCCGAGTCCACGACGACGATCTCCACCGACTCGGGGATCGGCACGTAGCGGTAGGTGAGGTCCTTCGTGCGGAGGAGGAGCGCCTGTCCCTCCTTGCCGAGGCTCGAGGCCATCGGGTCCATGATCCCCACCCGCGCGCCGACGAACTCGTTCTCCACCCGCTGGGCGAGCCGCGCGAGCGCCACGTCGTCCAGGGAGAGCTGGAACCGATCGCGGAGCGCGCGGAGCAGCGCCACCGTGAGCGCGGCGCTCGAGGAGAGGCCCTTTCCGATCGGCACGTCGGATCGGATGCAGGCGTCGAAGCCGCCGAACGCGAATCCTTCGACCGCCAGGAGGCGCGTCGCGCCCTGCGCGTAATCGATCCACGATCCCCGCGGAGTCTCGTCCCCAAGCTCGTACCTCAGGTCGGAGCCGCCCGCCTCCGCGCTCGACAGCCGAACGACCCGGCCCTCCCCGGCGGCGAGCTCGACCGAAGCGCACTGGGGGATCACCGTCGGGAGCACCGAGCCGCCGTTGTAGTCGACGTGCTCCCCGATCAGGTTCACGCGCCCCGGCGCGCGCGCCTGGGTCTCGGGCGGGCGCCCGAAGCGCCGCGCGAATCCGCTCACGAGGATCTCCTCCTCACCGAAGCTCCCCGGCCGCGGACAGCGCCGCCTGGAGCTCGGCGGCCTTGGCCTCGGGGAGCGCGTCGTTCGTGAACATGCCGGCCCCGATCTCCGTCCCCGCGAGATACTTCAGCCGCTCGGTCGTCCGATAGGGGGGATAGAACTCCACGTGGAGGTGCGCTTCGGGATGCGCCGCGCCGTCGGTGGGCGCCTGGTGGAACACCATCACGTAGGGGAACGGGCGTCCGCGGAGCGCGTCGTAGCCGCGCACCACGGCGCGAAGCGCGCGCGCGAACGCGGCGCGGAGCGGCGCGTCGACGTCGGGAAGCCCCGGCACCGGAGCGCGTGGCGCGACCCAGACCTCGTAGGGATAGCGGGCGAACACCGGCACGAACGCCACGACGCCCTCCTCGTCGAACAGGATGCGCCGGCCGTCGGCCAGCTCCGCCTCGAGATGGGTCTCGAGGAGCCCCCGGCCGGAGCGCGCCCGATGCCGCCGCTCCTCTTCCAGCTCGCGCGCGGGAATCGGTGGCACGAAGGGGTAGGCGTAGATCTGTCCGTGCGGGTGCTGCAGCGTGGCCCCGACTTCGACGCCGCGGTTCTCGAACGGCATCACGTACTCGATCTCCGGCCGCGCTCCCAGCTCGCGCGTGCGATCGGCCCAGACGTCGATCAGCATCTCGACGCGCGAAAGCTCGAGGTCCCCCAGCCCCCCTTTCGCCGCCTGCGTGTAGACCACCACCTCGCACGCGCCGCGCCCCGGGCGCGTCGGCACGAGCGTGCCCGGAGGCTCGGGCGCTCCGGGAGCGAGCGACGGGAAACGGTTCTCGAAGACCGCCACCTCCCACGGCCCGGCCGGCAGCTCGGTCGGCTCGCCGCCGGGCTCCGTCGGGGCCAGCGGATCGTAGCCCGCCGGAGGCAGGAAGGTGCGCTCCTGGCGGTTCGCGGCATAGTCCACCCACTCCGCCCGGAGCGGATGCCACCGCAGCTCCGGCGTCGCGACGACGGGTCCGCCGCGCGGCGCGGGCGCCTCGATTCCCTCCGGGATCGGCTCGGCGGCGTAGAGCCACACCGACCGTCCGTCCGGCTTGGTCAGTCGGCGCCGGATCGTGGCGGCGGGCGAGGCCGGCATGCTCACGGCGCCGCCGCGTCGTGCTGGCTGCCCGGCGCGCCCCGCTCCACCCGCTTCTGCTGCTCCGCTTGGTGGCGCGGCACGCGCGGGCCGCGCGTCGCGTCGGCGATCTGCTCGATCGGAATCTTGGGCATGCGGTCGGCGTCCAGGAGGCCGTTCGCTTCCTGATAGGTGTCCGAGAACTGCGTGTAGCAGAAGCCCGCGAGCGCGGGCGAGGCGCGCACGACGTCGAGGAGCGCCTTGTAGCGCGCCGACAGGTCTTCGGGAGCGGCGGCGCACGAGTAGCCCCAGTAGGGCGCCCGCTTCGCGCTGAAGGCGATGCCTCCGAACTCGCTCAGCATGATCGGCATTCCCTCGTGGGGATGCCCGGCCAGCGCCAGCGCGCGCCCTCCCGGGCGATGGCGCTGGAAGAGGCTCGGCAGGTCCTCGTCGCTCCGGTAGCGCGCCGCGATCCGCTCCGGCTGATCGTCGTAGTCGTGGATGCCGATGATGTCCGTGGCGCTGCTCTCCCAGCCGTCGTTGCCCACCACCGGGCGCGTCGGGTCCACCGTCTTCGTCAGGCTGTAGAGCGACTGGACGAAGTGGCGCTGCGCCGGCACCTCCGGAAGGTTGGGCACCCCCCAGGACTCGTTGAAGGGCACCCAGGCCATGACGCAGGGATGGCTGTAGTCGCGCCGGAGCACCTCCAGCCACTCGCGCGTCACCCGTTCGATCGAGCGGGTCGTGAAGCGATAGGCGCTCGGCATCTCCACCCAGACCAGGAGTCCCAGGCAGTCGGCCCAGAAGTAGTAGCGCTC includes the following:
- a CDS encoding beta-glucosidase, whose translation is MDGRIAASYFMGGFECSTHRLRTGRRLDLAASTRHEEFASEDYARLARLGMRTARDGIRWHLIEAAPGRYDFEGARRMVRAALEEGVQVMWDILHFGWPDHVDPFSEDFPKRLGAFAHAFAEVLREEGDFAPLVAPVNEISFLAFAGGEAGFFNPFAHGKGDALKHQLVRGALAAGRAARDVNPATRLVHTDPIIHVIARPDRPEDEPAARAHEEAQYASWDAIAGRAHPELGGSPDMLDILGVNYYVHNQWAYPGGHRSMVRPSSPRYRPVHEMLRMVYARYGRPLFIAETGIEEAPRPAWLAYMAHEARAAIRRGVECFGLCLYPIVNHPGWDDDRHCRNGLWDYADDLGDRPLYVPLAEELARQRVLQERLGLPGSEARDPAPDLAGFDTIAEWVAEATERSRG
- the galK gene encoding galactokinase, encoding MSGFARRFGRPPETQARAPGRVNLIGEHVDYNGGSVLPTVIPQCASVELAAGEGRVVRLSSAEAGGSDLRYELGDETPRGSWIDYAQGATRLLAVEGFAFGGFDACIRSDVPIGKGLSSSAALTVALLRALRDRFQLSLDDVALARLAQRVENEFVGARVGIMDPMASSLGKEGQALLLRTKDLTYRYVPIPESVEIVVVDSGQEHRNASGAYNRRRAECEEAARRLGESLLCDLPVSAWRRIATLPPPLDRRARHVVTENERVHAAVAALEGARLEELGALLDASHRSLRDDYEVSTPEVDALVEALRFRDGVLGARLTGGGFGGAVIALARAGFGEAAAREAASEYGRATGLRPAVVMPQGRLAAAARE
- the galT gene encoding galactose-1-phosphate uridylyltransferase, with amino-acid sequence MPASPAATIRRRLTKPDGRSVWLYAAEPIPEGIEAPAPRGGPVVATPELRWHPLRAEWVDYAANRQERTFLPPAGYDPLAPTEPGGEPTELPAGPWEVAVFENRFPSLAPGAPEPPGTLVPTRPGRGACEVVVYTQAAKGGLGDLELSRVEMLIDVWADRTRELGARPEIEYVMPFENRGVEVGATLQHPHGQIYAYPFVPPIPARELEEERRHRARSGRGLLETHLEAELADGRRILFDEEGVVAFVPVFARYPYEVWVAPRAPVPGLPDVDAPLRAAFARALRAVVRGYDALRGRPFPYVMVFHQAPTDGAAHPEAHLHVEFYPPYRTTERLKYLAGTEIGAGMFTNDALPEAKAAELQAALSAAGELR